In the genome of Montipora foliosa isolate CH-2021 chromosome 3, ASM3666993v2, whole genome shotgun sequence, one region contains:
- the LOC137997328 gene encoding tripartite motif-containing protein 2-like: MASPVRNLDHIFSEDWNCPICLEEFTEPKVLLCLHNICRKCLKELLHHHTVTFLCPICRAVCPIPERGVDGFPTNDHLARLIRESPAEGVLQEIKKAIKECEEKLAIVRRVYDESRIDLEQQGKMIKKKIHEDFQNLVDVLTKQEEALCGEVDILVLREEKNHPACFLSSQTEKLLNHIGGMLKLRDKFDIANDREHLMNRITDANIACTKLGHLHAAKGEKPEAIYQFVANKQVLQCVSANMFGSVNRSGNTFIQSTPDADDLQSLEVLKPGTKFHSLNIPQPLNRKFQPFAVAINDEGNIAISDQGNHAVLVYTKEGEFVARIGVRGSKQGSLESPTGVTFLSRHLIAVTDGCLFGNPARIQVFDSSGPFTQCLVKLKINSYWFSRLSTVNKEQLAVTCTPVMPGYEPCVKVFNKSGEELLSFGNSLSGKLLHPIKAVVHNNQYFVSDVDKKSNRCMVSVFDQHGKYVRAFGECMLKKDPNDREFYPLVITLDDAESRVLAYSGLYKLVRCYIPNGSLESYYSTLAGITDMAVTADGRVFVVCNGTADFAHSVQVIFHS, encoded by the coding sequence ATGGCTTCACCAGTTCGAAATCTCGATCATATTTTTAGTGAAGATTGGAACTGTCCTATCTGCTTGGAAGAATTTACCGAACCAAAGGTTCTACTTTGTCTTCACAATATTTGCAGGAAATGTCTGAAAGAGTTGTTGCACCACCACACTGTAACTTTCCTTTGTCCGATTTGTCGTGCTGTTTGTCCCATTCCCGAGCGCGGAGTTGATGGTTTTCCCACAAATGATCATTTAGCTCGATTGATCCGTGAATCCCCGGCCGAGGGAGttttacaagaaataaagaaagcgATAAAAGAATGCGAAGAGAAGTTGGCGATTGTACGAAGAGTTTACGACGAATCGCGCATTGATTTGGAGCAGCAGGGAAAGATGATAAAGAAGAAGATCCATGAAGACTTTCAAAATCttgttgatgttttgacaaAACAAGAGGAAGCATTGTGCGGTGAAGTGGACATTTTAGTTCTTAGAGAAGAGAAGAATCATCCAGCGTGTTTCCTTTCTTCGCAAACGGAGAAATTGCTTAATCATATCGGAGGGATGTTAAAACTACGAGATAAGTTTGATATCGCTAACGACCGAGAGCATTTGATGAACAGAATTACAGATGCAAATATTGCGTGCACTAAACTGGGTCATTTGCATGCGGCTAAGGGCGAGAAGCCTGAAGCTATATATCAGTTTGTGGCGAATAAACAAGTGCTTCAATGCGTGAGTGCAAATATGTTTGGCTCAGTGAATCGGTCAGGAAACACGTTCATTCAATCGACGCCAGATGCTGATGACTTACAAAGTCTTGAGGTTTTAAAGCCCGGAACGAAATTCCATTCTTTAAACATACCGCAGCCTTTGAATCGAAAGTTTCAGCCTTTTGCGGTAGCTATTAATGATGAAGGTAATATTGCAATCAGTGATCAAGGAAACCATGCTGTGTTAGTTTACACTAAAGAGGGTGAATTTGTGGCGCGCATTGGAGTGAGAGGCTCAAAGCAGGGATCACTTGAATCACCAACTGGTGTAACTTTTTTATCGAGACATCTTATCGCTGTTACAGATGGCTGTCTTTTCGGTAATCCTGCTCGTATTCAGGTGTTTGATAGTTCTGGCCCATTCACGCAATGCTTggtcaaattaaaaatcaattcGTATTGGTTCTCGCGTCTTTCAACTGTAAACAAAGAACAACTTGCTGTTACTTGCACACCTGTTATGCCTGGGTATGAGCCATGTGTGAAGGTGTTCAATAAAAGCGGAGAGGAGCTTCTATCATTTGGAAACAGTCTTTCTGGCAAACTTTTGCATCCTATAAAAGCCGTGGTGCACAATAATCAGTACTTTGTATCAGACGTGGACAAAAAGAGCAACCGGTGCATGGTGAGCGTGTTCGACCAACACGGCAAATATGTGCGAGCTTTTGGAGAATGCATGTTGAAGAAAGATCCAAATGATCGTGAATTTTATCCTCTTGTTATAACATTGGACGACGCTGAGTCGCGAGTGTTGGCTTACAGTGGTTTGTACAAGCTAGTGAGATGCTATATACCTAACGGTTCACTGGAATCTTATTACAGTACATTGGCTGGCATCACAGATATGGCGGTGACTGCTGATGGTCGAGTGTTTGTAGTTTGCAATGGCACTGCAGATTTTGCCCACAGTGTGCAAGTGATTTTTCATTCGTAG